TTACATAGCGGTCGGGTAAAAATCGATTAGTCTGGGTTGAATACCAAAGTTCCATTTCACGTGTGAATATAAACCCTTTGTCATAAAGTTTCCTAAAGAAGGATTGAGTGGTATCAATATGTAAATTCCAAGAGGTTCTACCATATATATCATAAGAAATACCCAACCGCCGAAATGCTTCCGCATTAGCAGTATGATAGCGGTCAATTACATCTTTGGGTGTCGTCCCTTCTTTGAGAGCGGTCAAGGTTATTGGCACACCATATTCATCAGATCCACCAATATATAGAACCTTTCTACCACGTAATCGTTGATAGCGAACATAAATATCGGCAGGAAGACAAGCACCTGCAATATGTCCTAAATGAATATGCCCATTAGCATACGGTAAGGCACTTGTAACTAATATTTTGTTATATCCCATGGTATTATCTCTTCCTTATTATGCAAACCTTATAACACGAACTATGCGAACTTAAAACTGTTTGTTTATTATAAAATAATCGTTGAAAGATAACTCAGACTTTTTTCCGCACTATCTATTGATGTTTTTTCAAAATCTGTATCTTGTTCTATTATCCAGTCGCTTCGGTTAACTTTTGCAATTTTGGACAATAAATCCTGCCAGAGAATTTTTCCCTCATTTCCCAATTCAGTAAACATTAATGGATTTACAGAACGAACATCTTTAAGATGGAATAAAGCAATACGCTCATTATATCTTTGCACAATATCCCAAGGGTCTTGATGTGTCGCCACATAAGCCCACCCAATATCTAACTCAAGTGAAACATGAGGAGCTAAGTTAATAAGGTTATCCAATAAATAACCATTCCCCGAGGTCACAAGTTCATGAGCATGATTGTGATAAGATAAAGCTACCCCTTGTTCTTCAGCCTGTATGCCTAATTGCTCCAATTGGCTTAACACTTGTGATAATATTGCTTCATCCTGCCATATTTGAGGGTCTATCCAAGGAACAACAATTTTATTTATACCCACTGCTTTTGCATTACTAAAAATATCATTTGGATTCTGCTGTAGCAAAAGGAAATCAACATGCATACTGATCGGAGTAAGGCTGTATTTATTTAATCTTTCTACAAATTCAAAGATAGACCTCTCCCCTATATCTGCTATTTCCACATACGAATATCCTATTTCTTTCAGCTTTTGGAAAGTCGCTTCCAAATTCTTTGATAACTCATCACGAACTGTATAAAGTTGGATAGCAATTTTACGGGAATTTGAGGAATTCGGTGTCATAGATTTTACTTTATGTTATTAGGATGAAAGACGTTTTTTCAGGAAATTGTAGCTTTCCGAAACTTCTTCAAAAATATCACCTTGAAATGAGTCCTGCTCATAAAAATACCATTCTACTTGGGCTGTCTTTGCTGAGGGTAAAATCTCATCCCAATTTAAGTCACCCTTCCCTAAGGGAACAATTACATGCTTCTTCCCTATTGCCTTTTTCTCTATACGAACATCTTTAACATGAATTACTGGACACCGTTTAGGATATTTTTTCAACCAGTTAGCAGGATTTGAACCACCAACATAAATCCATGCTAAATCAAATTCCGCATACAGGTTATCTGCACATGTTGACTGTAATAACATATCAAGTTTGGAAACGGATTGATTTGGAAACGGTTGTAATTCCCAGTCATGATTGTGATATGACAATCGCAAATTCTTCAAGCGGAGGCGTGCTCCTAATGCATCAAGTCGAGCACATCCTTTTAACCACACTTCAGAATTTGCACGACAATCAGACATCATCCCACCCGGAGCAAGATCCGTAACACCGACTGTCTGCCAGAACTGAACCTGTTCATCAAAGTTTTTTTCAAACTCTTCTATACTAATGTGAGCAGATATCGCCTTCAAACCTGCATTATCTAATGCATTTCGAATTTCATTTGCTGGTAGGTCTGGCATTCCACTCCACTGTACATATTCAAACCCTATTTCACGAACCTTTTTAAGTGTACCCTGCAAATCTTTCTTGGCAGGTTCACGAACACTATAAAGTTGCAACCCAAACCGCATATATATTCCCTTGCTCTATTTCTTTGTAGGTTTTGCTTCTTTCTTTTCAACCATATCAATTATCTCAACTCGTGCTAACGGTGAACCATCACCCAAACGATGGTCCAAACGAAGGATACGTGTATATCCACCTGGTCTCTCTGCACATGCGGGACCAATCTCTTTAAATAATCGTGTTACTACATCGTTGTCTCGTAGTCGTGCAAAGGCTAACCGTCTGTGATGTACCGTATCCTCCTTAGCGAGGGTGATGATTGGCTCTGCAAATTGTCTCAGTTCTTTAGCCTTCATCAGACCAGTTTCAATAGCATCATGGCGGAATAAGGCACACATAAGACTACGCATTAGAGCCTCTCTATGAGATGTATTTCTACCCAATCGGCGTCCTGCTTTACGATGTCGCATTTTATAACTCCTTCACATTCTTATTAATTTAGTCTTCCTGTTCTTCTTTTATCATTGTCTCAGCAATAAAATCTTCCGAGTCGCTTACTCCACCTTGAACCCCAGGCTCATGGAAATCTACACGACCTTGTTTACCACGTCCGTGTCCTTTCTCCTTTTTCGTTCCCAACGATAAGCCATATTTGTCAAGAACCTCTTTTACCTTTAACAATGTTGTGGTTCCCAAATTCGGCAGACGTGACAAAGATTCTTCTGAATAAGTTATCAACTCACCGAGTGTTTTAATTCTCGCATTACGGAAACAATTAAGAGCCCGTTGTGGAAATTCAACTTGTTCAATAGGTTTCAATAACAATGCATCTAATTTTTGTTTTTCGAGAAGTTCTTCTCGTTCTTCTTCCTCTTCACTTTTCAACTTTATTTTCTCCTGCTTAACAAAAATCCTGAGATGGTCAATTAATAAGGAAGAAGCCTCTTCTAATGCCTTTTCAGGGGTAATAGAGCCATTAGTCCAAATGTCAAGGATAAGACGGTCATAATCTGTTTTTTGGCCAACTCGTGCATCTTCTACCTGAAAATTTACCTTAATAACGGGAGAAAAGTTAGCATCTAAATAAATTGTCCCACGTTCAGCATGCCCTAATTCTAATTCCTCTGCTGGGATATATCCTCTACCCCGCGATACCTTCACCTCCATCTTTAACTTGGCGTCCGGACGAACCGCAACCGCTATAACATGGTCCGGATTAAACACCTCAACAGGTTGGTTCTTAAATAAATCTTTTGCACAAATTGTTTTTTCACCTGTATGTTCAAATGAAAAAATAAGAGAATCGCCTTGTGTTAGAGAAACCTGGCATCTTTTGAGGTTTAATACTAAGTCCGTTACATCTTCTTGAAAACCGGGGAGTGCTGAAAATTCGTGATAAATTCCTTCAATGTTAATAGCAGTAATGGCACTTCCTTCAAGAGAAGCCAGAAGCACCCTTCGTAATGCATTCCCCACGGTGATACCATATCCCCGTTCGAAGGGTTCCACGATAATACGTGCATAACGTTCATTTGAAGTCGGTTCAAATTGTACCGCTTCCGGAATAATAAAATCTTTCGCTACCATTTGGTTATACCCTTTGAATTTTTGGTTAGGCGTGTTTTGTTATATCTATTCATATTTTAATTTATATTGTTATACTCTTCTTCTCTTACGTGGACGACAACCATTGTGCGGAATAGGAGTCGTATCTTTAATTAACGTAACATTCAGACCCGCTGCCTGAATCGCACGAATAGCAGATTCTCGACCAGCACCGGGACCGTTTACAAAAACACTAACTTCACGCAATCCCATTTCGATAGCACGTTTAGCAGCCTGTTCTGCAGCGAGTTGTGCCGCATAAGCAGTGCTTTTCCGTGAACCGCTAAAGCCTACCTGACCTGCACTGGACCAAGATACGACATTGCCCTGTGGGTCTGTTATTGAAACAATCGTGTTGTTAAATGTTGCTTGAATATAAGCATTTCCAGAGGATACACTTAGAATAATTCTCTTCTTTTTTGCTCTTGATTTTCCTTTGTCTCGTTGCACGGATTATTCTCCTTTTAATTTATTTATATATTGGATTATTTCTTCTTTGAAGCGATTCTACGTGGTCCTTTTCGTGTCCGAGCATTGGTATGAGTCCTCTGGCCACGAACAGGCAACCCTTTCTTATGGCGTGTCCCACGATAGCAACTAATATCCATAAGCCGTTTTATATTTGCGGAAATTTCACGACGCAAATCACCTTCTACTTTGTAATGGCTTTGGATATAGGAAGACAATGTGTTTGCCTGCTCGTCTGTCAAATCTCGCACACGGATATTCGGATTGATATTCGTATTTGCAAGAATCTCACGAGCACGACTCGGACCTATTCCATAAATGTAAGCCAATGCAATTTCTACTCTTTTATCCTTTGGCAAATCAACACCTACAACACGAGCCATTCGTTAGGTCTCCTTTTGGGTTATCCCTGTTTTTGTTTATGTTTTGGATTGTCACAAATAACACGGACTTGACCGTGTCTGCGAATAATTTTGCATTTCTCACATATCTTTTTAACTGAGCTTCTTACCTTCATAGTTACACCACTTTCTTTTTAACCGTTAACGGGTCCTGATTGTTTAAAACGATATGTTATTCTTCCGCGTGTAAGGTCATAAGGCGACATCTCCACCTTTACCTTATCACCCGGTAATATACGGATGAAATTCATCCGCATCTTTCCTGATACATGTGCAAGTATCGTATGCCCATTCTTTAACTGCACACGAAACATACAGTTAGGTAAGGGCTCCATTACGATACCTTCAACTTCAATTGGTTTTTCTTTCATATATTTATATAAAAACTCTTTATCTAATTAGTTCGTTGTCCCCATACAAGTCGTTCGCTTGTAGACAGAATTTCTCCTCTGTCTTTGCGAACTACAATACTATGTTCAAAATGAGCACTTGGCAATCCATCCTGTGTTACAGCTGTCCAACCATCATCCAAAATTCGGATGCCTGATGTGCCCATATTAACCATAGGCTCAATGGCAAGAACCATTCCTGCCCTTAATCGGACACCCGGTCTACCAGTATCAAAGTTCGGAATTTGGAGAGGCTCATGCATTTCAGTGCCAATGCCGTGCCCTACAAAATCACGAACCACAGAAAAACCTTCTTTTTTACATGTATTCTCTATCACTTTGCCAATATCGTTAATAGTATTTCCTTCTTTTGCTTCCGCAATTGCACGCGAAAGTGCCAGGTCAGTTGTATCTATTAACTTTTTCCGTTGAGAATCAACATTGCCACACGGGACGGTTACCGCAGCGTCGCCGTAATATCCACAATAACATGTGCCAACATCGATACTCACAATTTCTCCTTCTTTTAATGTTCGTTTCCCAGGAATACCATGAACTACTTCGTTCTCTATTGAGATACATGTCGCCGATGGATAGCCACGATACCCTTTGAACGATGGGACTGCCCCACGTTCACGTATCATTTCTTCGGCAATCCTATCCAACTCTTTCGTTGTTATTCCCGGTCTTATGTTCTCTGCCAAAGTAGCTAAAACCTCAGCAACAATCTGATTTGCGGTACGGAGCAGTTCAATCTCCCATTCAGAGCGAATTACAACCATACCACATTTAGCTACCTTTACAAAGTAAGGGGTTATATTATAACAACTTACACATTTATATATCAACATAAAAGAGGAGAATCGCTCCTCTTTTAAATTCAAAAATTAAAACATTCTACGGGAACGAATGCGTCCTGCCTTCCCGCTAAATCCGTCATAATGTCGCATCAATAAGTGTTGCTCAATTTGTTTAATTGTATCTAATGCGACACCTACCAATATTAGCAAACTTGTTCCACCAAAGAACTGTACTATTGTCCAATCAGGCACTTTGATAAAGAAATAAACAGCCTCAGGAAGAAGCGCAATAACTGCAAGGAATATAGAACCCGCAAGGGTAATCCGTGTCATAATATGATTCAGATATTCCGCTGTCGCTTTGCCCGGACGAACACCGACAATAACACCTCCATATTTCTTCATATTATCTGCAATTTCAACCGGATTGAATGTAATGGCCGTGTAGAAAAATGAGAAGAAAATAATCAGTCCACCATAACATATTGCATATCCAATATTACCAGGATAAAACAGTTGTCGGATAATCCATTCAAGAATGGGTACTCGAATGGTATCCCCTAAGTAAGCAGGAAGAGATAAAATAGAACTTGCAAATATGATAGGAATAACACCTGCTTGATTTACCCGAAGAGGCAAATAGGTTTTTTGCCCGCCGGAAACTCTTTTCCCTTTTACCTGTCTCGGATACTGAACCGGAATACGTCTCTGCCCAGTGGTTATTGCAATAGCACCAGCTATCACAGCAACCATTAAGAAGACAAGGATTAATGCCTGAAACATATTCAATTGCTTTGAGACAAAAACCAACTGGAAAAGATGCCTCAATGCTGCCGGCATTCGTGAAACAATACTTGTAAAAATAATCAAGGACATTCCATTACCTATACCAAATTCACTAACCTGCTCACCGATCCACATCACAAACGCAGCACCTGTTGTAAACGATAAAACACAGGTAAAAATAAATACAGGTCCCGGATTAGGAACAATTTCCCTACCTAATCCTTGCAGAAACCACGCAATACCTATCGACTGTATAACACAAAGGACAATTGTTCCATAACGCGTATAATCATTAATCTTCTGTTGACCTTGTTGCCCTTCCTTTTGTAATTTTTCCAATGCTGGAATAATAGGGATAAGCAATGAGAGAATAATTGATGCTGTAATATATGGCATAATACCTAATGTAAATACTGTAGCCCGTGCAAATGCACCCCCACTAAACATATCATAAAAACCAAGCAACCCACCACCTTGACTAATCTTTTGAGCTAATGCCGCTCCATCAATACCGGGTGCCGGCACATGACAACCGAGACGGTATATAGCCAGCATGATAAGGGTAAAAATAATTCGGCTTTTTAATTCCGGTATTTTGAATGCATTTTTAAACGCCTCGATAGGTTGAGACACCGGCTTACTCCTCTTATCTTACATTTTGTGTTGCAACTTCTTCATTTTTTTCCACGATGGGTTTTATTGTAATCGTTCCACCAGCACTTTCTATTTTTTGCTTTGCTGACGGAGAAACTGCCTGGGCTATAATGTTCAACGGCTTCGTTAATTCACCTTTACCTAAAATCTTAACTCCACCACGTTCTTTCTTAGCCAAACCTTTTTTGATTAAATCTTCAGCCGTTATTGTTACACCTGTATCAAAGTATTTCTCTAACAACTCAATATTCACAATAGACATCTTAATCCGTTTGATATGGTGGAAACCTCTCTTTGGTAGACGGCGATGCAATGGCATTTGCCCACCTTCAAATCCAGGATTTTTAGCATAACCTGAACGTGATTGAGCACCTTTATGGCCACGGCATGACGTCTTACCATGTCCAGAACTTGGTCCTCTACCGACTCTCTTCTTTCTTTTTCTTGTTCCTGATGTATAGGTTAATGCATGTAGTTCCATACTATTTCATCCTCTAATTAATTCAAATTCTTTATACTTCCTTTGTTTTTGCTTTTCTTTGTAAACCTAAGCCTCGAATTTGCAATATCTCTTCTCGTGTTTTTAATTGCTTTAATCCATTCAAAGTCGCCCAGATAACATTCACAGATGTGTTTGAACCTAAGGACTTCGTTAACACATTAGAATAACCTGCCGCTTCCAACACCGCACGTACTGGACCTCCTGCTACGATACCTGTTCCTCTCGCTGCAGGCTTGAGTAATACTCGTGCCGCATCTGCTCTACCTAATACTTCATGCGGGATTGTCGTTTCAACGATAGGAACCTTAAACATGTTCTTCTTCGCTTTTTCAGTTGCCTTACGAATAGCGTCGACCGTTTCACCAGCTTT
The window above is part of the Candidatus Hydrogenedens sp. genome. Proteins encoded here:
- the rpsM gene encoding 30S ribosomal protein S13, giving the protein MARVVGVDLPKDKRVEIALAYIYGIGPSRAREILANTNINPNIRVRDLTDEQANTLSSYIQSHYKVEGDLRREISANIKRLMDISCYRGTRHKKGLPVRGQRTHTNARTRKGPRRIASKKK
- the infA gene encoding translation initiation factor IF-1; its protein translation is MKEKPIEVEGIVMEPLPNCMFRVQLKNGHTILAHVSGKMRMNFIRILPGDKVKVEMSPYDLTRGRITYRFKQSGPVNG
- the map gene encoding type I methionyl aminopeptidase, with the protein product MVVIRSEWEIELLRTANQIVAEVLATLAENIRPGITTKELDRIAEEMIRERGAVPSFKGYRGYPSATCISIENEVVHGIPGKRTLKEGEIVSIDVGTCYCGYYGDAAVTVPCGNVDSQRKKLIDTTDLALSRAIAEAKEGNTINDIGKVIENTCKKEGFSVVRDFVGHGIGTEMHEPLQIPNFDTGRPGVRLRAGMVLAIEPMVNMGTSGIRILDDGWTAVTQDGLPSAHFEHSIVVRKDRGEILSTSERLVWGQRTN
- a CDS encoding DNA-directed RNA polymerase subunit alpha, which gives rise to MVAKDFIIPEAVQFEPTSNERYARIIVEPFERGYGITVGNALRRVLLASLEGSAITAINIEGIYHEFSALPGFQEDVTDLVLNLKRCQVSLTQGDSLIFSFEHTGEKTICAKDLFKNQPVEVFNPDHVIAVAVRPDAKLKMEVKVSRGRGYIPAEELELGHAERGTIYLDANFSPVIKVNFQVEDARVGQKTDYDRLILDIWTNGSITPEKALEEASSLLIDHLRIFVKQEKIKLKSEEEEEREELLEKQKLDALLLKPIEQVEFPQRALNCFRNARIKTLGELITYSEESLSRLPNLGTTTLLKVKEVLDKYGLSLGTKKEKGHGRGKQGRVDFHEPGVQGGVSDSEDFIAETMIKEEQED
- the secY gene encoding preprotein translocase subunit SecY; this encodes MSQPIEAFKNAFKIPELKSRIIFTLIMLAIYRLGCHVPAPGIDGAALAQKISQGGGLLGFYDMFSGGAFARATVFTLGIMPYITASIILSLLIPIIPALEKLQKEGQQGQQKINDYTRYGTIVLCVIQSIGIAWFLQGLGREIVPNPGPVFIFTCVLSFTTGAAFVMWIGEQVSEFGIGNGMSLIIFTSIVSRMPAALRHLFQLVFVSKQLNMFQALILVFLMVAVIAGAIAITTGQRRIPVQYPRQVKGKRVSGGQKTYLPLRVNQAGVIPIIFASSILSLPAYLGDTIRVPILEWIIRQLFYPGNIGYAICYGGLIIFFSFFYTAITFNPVEIADNMKKYGGVIVGVRPGKATAEYLNHIMTRITLAGSIFLAVIALLPEAVYFFIKVPDWTIVQFFGGTSLLILVGVALDTIKQIEQHLLMRHYDGFSGKAGRIRSRRMF
- the rpsE gene encoding 30S ribosomal protein S5, whose translation is MEEEESPVLEQQQTEYIEQVIRVSRVAKVVKGGKRFSFSALVVVGDGKGQIGAAIGKAGETVDAIRKATEKAKKNMFKVPIVETTIPHEVLGRADAARVLLKPAARGTGIVAGGPVRAVLEAAGYSNVLTKSLGSNTSVNVIWATLNGLKQLKTREEILQIRGLGLQRKAKTKEV
- the rpsK gene encoding 30S ribosomal protein S11, whose translation is MQRDKGKSRAKKKRIILSVSSGNAYIQATFNNTIVSITDPQGNVVSWSSAGQVGFSGSRKSTAYAAQLAAEQAAKRAIEMGLREVSVFVNGPGAGRESAIRAIQAAGLNVTLIKDTTPIPHNGCRPRKRRRV
- a CDS encoding sugar phosphate isomerase/epimerase, with product MRFGLQLYSVREPAKKDLQGTLKKVREIGFEYVQWSGMPDLPANEIRNALDNAGLKAISAHISIEEFEKNFDEQVQFWQTVGVTDLAPGGMMSDCRANSEVWLKGCARLDALGARLRLKNLRLSYHNHDWELQPFPNQSVSKLDMLLQSTCADNLYAEFDLAWIYVGGSNPANWLKKYPKRCPVIHVKDVRIEKKAIGKKHVIVPLGKGDLNWDEILPSAKTAQVEWYFYEQDSFQGDIFEEVSESYNFLKKRLSS
- the rplO gene encoding 50S ribosomal protein L15, whose translation is MELHALTYTSGTRKRKKRVGRGPSSGHGKTSCRGHKGAQSRSGYAKNPGFEGGQMPLHRRLPKRGFHHIKRIKMSIVNIELLEKYFDTGVTITAEDLIKKGLAKKERGGVKILGKGELTKPLNIIAQAVSPSAKQKIESAGGTITIKPIVEKNEEVATQNVR
- the rpmJ gene encoding 50S ribosomal protein L36; the encoded protein is MKVRSSVKKICEKCKIIRRHGQVRVICDNPKHKQKQG
- the rplQ gene encoding 50S ribosomal protein L17 — protein: MRHRKAGRRLGRNTSHREALMRSLMCALFRHDAIETGLMKAKELRQFAEPIITLAKEDTVHHRRLAFARLRDNDVVTRLFKEIGPACAERPGGYTRILRLDHRLGDGSPLARVEIIDMVEKKEAKPTKK
- a CDS encoding sugar phosphate isomerase/epimerase, which gives rise to MTPNSSNSRKIAIQLYTVRDELSKNLEATFQKLKEIGYSYVEIADIGERSIFEFVERLNKYSLTPISMHVDFLLLQQNPNDIFSNAKAVGINKIVVPWIDPQIWQDEAILSQVLSQLEQLGIQAEEQGVALSYHNHAHELVTSGNGYLLDNLINLAPHVSLELDIGWAYVATHQDPWDIVQRYNERIALFHLKDVRSVNPLMFTELGNEGKILWQDLLSKIAKVNRSDWIIEQDTDFEKTSIDSAEKSLSYLSTIIL